AAAGCCACCGGCCACAGAGGGGGTTTTAGTGGGGGTGGGGAGGTTTTTTTGCCATGCAAATCcaagggtttttttgtttttagtccttttaaaaaaaaaaatgaacaataatgtggtctgtcctctaagccttccgttcttgataagaacgaaaacctgtctaacccttgacccgaaggcttggagaccaagggtatggcacaaattatgggacaagggcattagagagtcctgtgccctgtcgggtctctcaagtttttatcttgataaaaactatagaaagtcgaggtcaacggacaatctgcggtgttcccgtaaaagaccagactggttcatgtccaagaacaccctggcattatagtcaaggagttcttttaagaagtctcattcattatgtttgcataaagatttgagattttttcttaatatgaatgctcaagaggtgagggcgcggcctcggaagcattcaacaaagcatgacactcagtaacatcctagtgccacgctttagcgaagcaactctgtgtttgcttcacactcccgacgggatgtgaagacgacattttgagatctgtaagttgctaggaccatacatatccgtagtatattattgggggcagcaagcaacacgaatcctatcctagagaaaagggataggtgtgcttttaactttgaagggttggtcgcttgaggcgcgttccttttctttagcctagaagttatggaactaactttgataggttaggtcaggtggtggttttagcttcgttgccctcagaagtaatGGTCATAtgggtctagtcacattgtggtcacgcccccccccgtggacagatcatctagagcgcaccagcattacaggtctctacctcgctggcaactctagtacgcagaagcagactttggtgacagtaatcacgaagtcggctatgctaacaggtgaggaaccaagatgtatatcatctactaatttagtttcccaaaaaatcctattctgtctcttcccaccatccgaaggtgggattcagctatatatatatctgtcaggtaagtttcatgaacaaaatgttattgttataatacaattaagtttgttcatacttacctggcagatatatataattaaagtgcccacccacctcccctcaggagacagtggtactgataaaatatgaatagaaaatgggaatagttcctgatatccgcctcccagcggcgggaatgggtactaccacctggccgcccactgcgtgtgccgcgaattttgaaattctgtcggacttcggagaatacagctatatatatatctgccaggtaagtatgaacaaacttaattgtattataacaataacatttttatgccaaCTCGGAGGATTTATTTTCCTCGTCCCTCTTCTGGGTTGGCGGTCAGCACACGAGTCAGCGGGGGAAAGTGAACGAGTAGGTGGGGAATCCTGCACTCTTATTTCCCGAAGATGTTTTCTGTTTCTCGTTGATATTCTTCCACTACCATCTACTTTTATGACATATTGGCGGTCTCCTTTCATTTCAATGACTTTTGCATTACGATCCCAGGCCTTAGAGACAACATTTTGCACTGCTACTGTGGTACCCGTTTGCAAGGGGCGGAGTCTCTTTGCACTAGAATCATGACGGAACTTGACATATCTCAAGTGTCTACCCATCTTCTCCTCTCTGTCTATCATAATGTCTGCCCAATGCTCTGTTATCTTATGATAGCTTTTAATCATGGGGACTGAGTCTCTTGAGTTGTCGTCCCATGGCTAATTGTGCCGGCGATTTATCTATGTCTCTTAGGGGCGTATTTCTATGTTGCAAAATGGCTCTTGCAAAACTATCTGTGTCGAGGCTTCCGTCACTTCTTGTGTTATCTTGAATGGTTCTTTTTGCTGTACATACTGCTGCCTCTGCCCTTCCGTTGGATTGGGGGTAATGGGCTGAGGATATTCTCATCCTAACCCCCCATTTCTGTAGGAAGCTAGCCATTTCAGTGCTTACCAAATTGGTGCCACCGTCGAGGGAGATTTCTTCCGGGGCACCCCACTGCATGAAGTATCGTCGGAAGAGTGGGATCAACTTAGCAGAAGTAGCACCACTTGGAAAGAAGGCAATTTCCAGCCAACCAGTAAGCCTATCTGCATATGCCAAATATTGTTTTCCACATATTTGAAACATGTCCGTGACAGTCTGTTGAAAAGGATATTCAGGGGGTGGGGTAGGCAATAGCGGTTCCTTTTGTTGGGATGGAGCGATGACGTCACATGTTCTGCACTGCATCCTCTTGAGTTTCAGTTGACCCTCCATCCCAGGCCAATACACGGCCTGTCGTGCCCTACGAATCATTGAATCAGAACTTTGGTGGCCTGAGTGTAGGTTAGAGACAACTCGGTCTCGTAGTGACAGGTATTACTAGACGTATGTGCCCTTCATCATATGAATACACCGCCAGTTCGTCCACGATGCCAAGTCAGTCCCGTACGTTAAAATACGGCTTTATGCTGGAGTCTACTAGATTTCTTGATACTGGCCAAGAACCTGCGGCTACCATAGTCTTTAGCAGCTGATATTCCACATCGCTTTCAGCAGCTTGTTTAACAGGATTCCAGTCGAGGGTTATGACGTCATCACTCAGCGACGTGATCAACGCTGCAACGCACGAACTCTCAACCTCCTCCCCCATCTCACTGTCACTCGCATTTATTGGGCTTCTGATTACTGGGTATCTTAAAAGAGTATCGGCTGCTGAGTTTTTCTTCCCAGGAATGTATTTCACTGTGAAACTGTTTTGTAATGTTTTTCCTTTAATCGAAGCAAACGAGGATTTGCAATGTCTTTCAATTCTCTATCACCAAACACTTTGACCAGCGGACGGTGGTCAGGTCAGTAACAAGGATAATATTGGGACATCCCAGTAGGAATAATCTAGCTTTCTGAAAGCACCATACCACGGCAGCAGCCTCTCCTTCAACGACTGCATAATTGACTTCTGCCGAGGTTAAATGTCTACTTCCACAGAGGGCAAGCTTCCATCCCCCTTTGCAACAAAATGGGACTTTATCCTCTTCGCAACTGCAATGTTGTTGTAACACCAGAAATCCCATCCCATCACGCGACCAGTGAGTGATTACCGCAGTTCGCCTAGATTTATCGTAATAGGccaatccatccccaatcaaattACATAAAATTTCTTTAGTCTTTTCGAATGCATTCCGTGACATTTCATCCCAGTATAcctttcgactggtagacttttttAGGAGGTCTCGAAAGGGTTCCATTAGTTGAGAGGTAGCAACAAATGGTGCCAATTGGTTTACGAGGCCAAACCAAGACCTTATGTCAGTGATGGTTGGTTGATTTGGCATTGGGAAGCTCTTGATTGCAGACAGCTTTTCCTCACCTGGCTTGAAATTCTCCCAACCTAATTCATAGCCTACAAAGTCTACCTCGCGTTGGCAAAATTGAAATTTATCAGGATTGAGGGTAACTCCGTTCTCTTCACACACTTGTAAAAAACTTATCGTGTGATAAAACGCTCCTTCCACAGTATCATCATATAGGAGAACATCATCGACACATTTAGATTTTCTCGGAATGTCCACTATTACAGTGAACCCTCGTTTATCGCGGTAGATAGGTTCCAAACCCGGCCGCGATAGCTGAAAATCTGCGAAGTAGGGACGCCATATTTACGCATTTATTTAACGTATATTCAGACTTTTGAAACCCTCCCTTTACGTAGTACTCTTAACTAACCACCCTTTAATGTACAGAACACTTAATGCATGTACTACAGTACCCTAAACTAAAACaggcacaaatattaaaatgttagaatattaaagtataaaaaaataaagattttgttACTCGTACTCAACCatgaaagaagttgaagaaaaactTGAATGATGATGGCGATGAATTTGCTGCACagtagaaatgatgatgatgaagctgaTGATGTCTTCTACTGTGCAGCCAATGTTAGTATTTTACGTCTCTTCAGACGGAGGTGTCTTTTCCTGGGACACCTCTTCAACTTCTTCCTGGGACACTTCTTCAATTTCTTCCAAAGGCATAGTAGCAGGAGGAACTGGCTCTTTTTTGCGAGGCTGGAAGAACATTGTGATCGGAAGTTGCTGCCGCTGCTTCTTTTTTTGCTCGAAGAGCATCCTGTAGGGAGTCATGTCTTCGTCGATTTTGTTGCAGAATTGCAGAGAACGAACCATATCCTCCTCCCACTCTTGCGACAATTCTTTCAACTCCTTCGCAAGGTTGCAGAGCTTGGCAAGCCGTTCTAATGTTAAGCCCGTTTCTTCGACAATTTCTTGGGTCTCTTCCTGTGTTTCACTGTCTTCGTCACTGGCCGATTTCGTCAAGTCTTCGAGCGGCTGGGAATGGCAGTCCAATAACTCGTCGACGTCTTCAGTCGTCATGTCACCAAACCCGTCACCTCCAATTATCGCAGCCAACTGCACAGATTTCCGTATTGCAGAGTGTTGAATCTCAGCAGGTGTAAATCCCTTGTCATCGTAAACAATCTGGGGCCACAACTTCTTCCAGCTCGCATTAACAGTAGCAGGTTTCATTTCTTTCAGTGCCTTTTGGATGTTCTGCAGGCACGTGGCTATTGTGTACTGCCGCCAGTACGCCTTCAAATTGAATGTTTCATCCTCATCATCTTGGGCAGCATCCACACACGCAACGAGGTCCGCGAAGGTATTCTTCGTGTAGAGGGCCTTGAACGCCCTGATAACCCCCTGGTCCATCGGTTGAATTAATGACGTTGTGTTGGGTGGCAGGAACTCAACCTGAATGCCCTCATGCGACAGATCAGTTGCGTGTCCACCAGCGTTATCCATAAGGAGAAGGATCTTAAATGGCAAGCCCTTCTCTAAGAGATATTTACTGACTTGTGGGATAAAACACTGGTGGAACCAGTTGGAGGTCAGCATCTTCGTAATCCATGCTTTTGGATTATGCATCCAGTACACGGGAAGgagattcttatttttatttttcaaagcgcGAGGGTTTTTCGATTTGTAAATAAGCCCCGGCTTTAGCAAAAATCCAGCAGCATTGCCACACATCACGAGGGTAACACGATCTGAATTGCTTTAAAGCCAGAGGCTTTGGCTTCTTCTTTGAACAGGAAAATTCGCGACGGCATTCTCTTCCAAAACAAGCCGGTCTCATCCATATTAAACACTTGTTCGGGCTTGTATCCACCTTCAGTGATAATATTCTTAAATGTCTCATTCGTGCAAGTTTCAGCAGCGGTAGTGTCACCGGAAGCAGCCTCGCCATGCAGGGAAACGCTTTTCAGGCCGAAGCGTTTCTAAAATTTCGCAAACCATCCTTTGCTGGCGGAAAAACGTTGTTTCTGAGGCTGGGAATCAGTGGATGTCCCTGCTTGAGGTTCATCTAGTAtatcatcttcgtcttcttcagcatGGTCGCCATCGTCGTCTTGAGGTTCCTTTGCCGCAAAATTCTCATACAAACTCAAAGCCTTGGTTCGGATGGTGTTCGTATCCAAGGCTATGTTCTTCCGGCAGTCGGCAATCCAGATTGCTAAAGCACCTTCCATACGGACGATCGTTTTATTACGAGCAGTAACAACTCGCTTCACTGACCTGCTAAAGGTGATGGCAGCCGTCTTTCTAATGTTCGCCTCGTTCTTCTTAATGTAGCGAACGGTGGATTCGTTCACTCCAAAATGGCGGGCTGCGGCCGCGTAACTTCTGTCTTCTTTCAACATATCGAGAAGTGTCACCTTCTCAGCAATCGTCATCATTTTTCGGTGGCGTTTAGGCTTACTACCAGCCTTAGCAGAAGCAGAACGCTTGGGAGCCATTGCAGGGGTTAAACAGAAAGTTCAACAAAAAGTTAAACTTCAAACAGTCACGCACAGCACAGGTTAAAGTTACACAGTAACGTAGTAGCATCTACCGGGCGAGAGAGCAGCAAACAAAGTGGCCGCAAGAAGATGCTACTGGTCGGAGACAAGCCAAGCTGCTGCGGATCGGAGAAGCGGTCAAAACACCAATCACAGGCTAGATTACAAAACTTGGGAGCTGATTCGTCATCTATCAGCATTGGAACCAATCACAGTCCGTCTTACATGCTACGTAGTAGTTACAAATTCAAATATGTACAAGGTACTATAGATGCTTTACGTACGCTATTTTACGCTTGTTTTGTTGTAAGATACGTACGCTTATTCGAGATGTGGTTTTTGCAacaaacaatattattggatgcagtactacgtatacatacaaaagattcatggaaaagatgcacatCCATTACATTTGTAGtagtagccatcagcagccttacACCATTCAAATATGACAAAGTCAGACTGCATCTGATTTGCGTTTCATGTTCGATTTAATTTTACTATGTATACTGAATTATCGTATGTTCACATTctcttttcgtgttttatttctttctgtactgAATTATATGTCATATGTAATGCAATGAACCATCAGTAAGAGCAgatattactaattattaatggaattaacTAAATATTTGGGGTCTTCATATATCACGGCTATTTTCGAAATTTCCGGAAAATCTgcgatatatttcttttataatatatacataagtaatgAAAAAAGTCCGCGAAGTTGTGAATCCGCGATGGTCGAACCCGAAGTAGCGAGGGCTCACTGTACATCATCAAAGCGCTTTGAGTATGCATCCGAGGCAGAGACATGTCCCATTGGGGTCCTACAATACTGGTACCTACCCCATGGGGATATGAAGGTAGTCAGGTGCCGACTTTCCTCATCTaattccacttgatggaaaccAGAATAGGCATCTATTACAGTTTTGTATGAACGCACAGGTACACTGGATGCCATGTCGAACGGGGCAAAAGTGTGATGAGTTTCTCTTTTGCAATATTTGTTTAGCTTTTGGTAATCCACTGTTCTTCTTGGGTTTCCATTCCTTTCAGATGCTACTACTATTCGCGCACACCAATCGGTTGCAGTTCCTGTAGGAACGGGGCGGATTATTCCCAGTTTTACATCGTTGTCCAGCTGTTTTTTTACCTCTTGCTCCCAATGTTTGGGAATTGGAATTGGCGTATGGCATGCGTATGGGACTGCATCAGGGAGAAGGTGGATATGGTGTGGCTTTCCCTTCATTACCGGTAATGGATTCCGTTTAGTATTGAATACCGTACCAGAGAAACGCTCCAAAATCCACCTTTTGAGCTTAGGTACATTGTCCTCCTGAGGGGAGAACGGCAACTCTATGACGTCATGGGTGTTGCTCCCATCACTGGTGACATCATTGGCATCCACACTATTGGGCCGTTACCTACCaatattatttactgatattcTGTCTACCTTAACCTGATGGGGAAAGTTTGCATCCACTAATCCTAAACACTTACATACATCTATAGATAGGTATAGCCGAGAGACACCGCACACTACTTAACACCTCTATGTTTAGAGCGTTATTTCTACCCAATGTTATTGTACAACGCACACTACCCAGTACTCTCATGGGTTTTTCGGCTGCATGATTAACCCTGGCGTTCGAACGACGCAACTGTTTCACGTTCAGTCCTAATTGATGCAAAACCTTTTCCCCCATAATACAAACTTCAGCCTCAGTATCGGCAATAGCATCAATAAATGCTTCATACATTGGTACATCACGTCTCATTTTATGTTCAACTTTTACGCGCACATGCATGCGGTAGCTTTCCCGCCAATGCTGTCACCTGCTGGACTCCACAGTGCTGCACTAATGTGCATGCCGTAACTGACATGGTGTCGTCATCATGGTCTACTTCAATGCCTGCTGCGTTGTTATTCGCACGTTTTTTTCTGCAATATCTAGCTAAATGACCCTTTACACCACAGTTGTGGCAACACACTTCACTTGCATAGCAGCTAGATTTAATTTTCTCATGAAAGCGTCCACAATTATCACATCTCTTACCTGACATGAGTAGCTTACTATCCTTTTGTCGACGAAAGTTCGATTTTACTGCCGCAACATCACTGTgttctgtttcattattattatagggcaGCAATTCTTTCCCCACCTTGGCAGTAATGAGTCTCTGGTTAATTTTGCTGGCCCCACTATCCCTTCCAGCTGCCTCATATATTTCacacttctgtagtattttgGCGACACTGTTATATTTTTCGTAGTCTTGGAGTATTTCTTGTTTCAATCCGCAGTTATTTAAACCACTGGCTAACCTGTGAGTCAGCATATAGTCACTCATGTCATTTTGGCACCGAGGGCAGCGGAAAGCACAATCTAAAGCCAATTCCTGACACCGATGTACATATGTCTTCGCGGGTTCCATAGGCCCTTGCTGTGCACTAAAAAATTTATCCCACAGAATTGCACGGTTCACAGACTTTTGAGTTACTTCTTGGACGGCATCCAATGCCTGATGTAGAGAAAGGGCTTTCCATTCATCGGACGAGTAACAAGCGTCCAATGCCCTTTGCAACTGATCATCGCAGTTCAAACGAATGCTTAGCACAGCATCTTCAGTATAAACCCTGCCAATTTGGAACCAATCTGTCATAGACCTACGCCACTTCCTAAATGCTCCTTGTGACATTTCGTACGAACATTTGTCGGGCATAATTGCTCTCATACCTGAGGGGGCACCACTGCTCTGTCGCTGCTACAAGAAAAGGTTTGCCATGGCACTCAGAAGGTCCTCATTCCCACCATTGGTGCGGCTACGTGCAGCCCGTCGAAGGGCCCCTCTTCTTGGTGTTGTTGAATATCTTGCACCCGACATCTTGAAGGCTTCCCAGGTCCTTatatcactgcgccatgtaagcaggttgggtATACTCAAACACGAACAATATGCAATAGCTGTATTTTCACACAGTTCAATACATGATGAGCAGCAGTGCACGTGACAATGTTGAGGCTACGCTTACTCAAGCGAGACTGCCCCAGACTCAATTTCTCCCGCCTTAAACACATTTTGGCGGGAATACAAGTAACTTTCATATGAATCATATGGAAACATCCTACACTTATACATAGTCATTTTTGTACAAAGCTTTCAAGTTACAAAAATGactgttatatatttattgtatagtgTTATTTTACTTGTAAAAATCTTGTAAAATTCATGTGGTTACATGAAATTGTAGCTGTAACTTCTATAACAGCTTGACCCATGCTAGGGGTGCTGTGCAGACCCTCCCTGCTTCTTCGGGTGTAAATAGAGctgtgtataaatttttttttctagcataCAGCAGCAGTCAAAACCTGTAGAGAGGAAGAgggattaataaaataaaactactatcAAGAATTTTTAACTTAACAAAAGTTGAATTTCAAGGTATAGTACATAATGTACCAGATTTTAATGCACTGCTCATTGTATGATTAGATTTTTACCAAGATATTGATTGGTACCTTACAATTTAATTGCCCTGTGacaaaacaaacattatatttacCTGCCTGTGCTGAATCACGCTCACATTGCACTGAAAAAGCACACTGTTTTCACAAGACCTCTCTGTGCACAGTCTGAAGGCACCTCTCCTCTCCTCCACAATATGGCATATGTTCGTTGTCGAAAATTGCCTGCTTCCATGCCTATGCTTTGTAAGCTCCAACAGCTAACAGCTAACAGCACCAATAGTCACTATGTTGGCTACTCTGATAGGTTGGCAGTATGTCCCagccttgtttattttcttaagagTTGGTTGAAGAAGAAATCTTCTTGGCAACCTCTCTCCACACCTCTGGGGTCctctcttggggggggggggggttgccttcATCAAGGTACTCTTAAATGCAAAGTCTAAATATTGTATCAGGCCTTGTATACAAAATGGTAGTGAAGTACTCATAGAAATTGCTTTCAGTAATAGGTAAATTATATAACAGTGACCACACCATCCATCCACTGAATCTTTCTCATCAATTCTACAACAAAGCAGAACAAAATCTAAATCCCTACTCCAAGAACTTTTTCAGTTCGTAGCTTATTTTACCATTCGTGTTTAGCTGATGCAAGAGCATACATGATCATGACAATTAATTATTAACCATTTGCTGCTTTGTACATTGCTTGCAAAAAAAATCGAGTTATCTGGAACTCTGTTTAAATTGGCTACCTTTCCTTATATAAAATCCTGCCCATCACATCTGAACTCTGTTGCAACAGTCATCAACTGTATAGCTGTATTTGGGCACAAGATGCAGCTTTCAAGAATGTCTTCCAACAATTATTTGACTATCTTTTCTAGGCTCTACAATTCATGAAATCAGCCTCCTGAACCTTTCAATACAGCTGTGAACAAGTTCCTGAAAGCAATAAATAATATCCCTTCAATGCTAACCCACTGAAAAATGTTTTGATCAGTAACTGGTAACTATAGTTCAACTCTTAGCCAGTCCTGAACTATAGAAGAATCCTTAATTAACACCAAGTTTACTTGGAGCGATGGAAAAAATTGTGTATTTGTGTAATCACCACCAACAATCATTTAGTTCTTTTGAAAGGATTAGT
This window of the Macrobrachium nipponense isolate FS-2020 chromosome 5, ASM1510439v2, whole genome shotgun sequence genome carries:
- the LOC135215753 gene encoding tigger transposable element-derived protein 1-like yields the protein MHNPKAWITKMLTSNWFHQCFIPQVSKYLLEKGLPFKILLLMDNAGGHATDLSHEGIQVEFLPPNTTSLIQPMDQGVIRAFKALYTKNTFADLVACVDAAQDDEDETFNLKAYWRQYTIATCLQNIQKALKEMKPATVNASWKKLWPQIVYDDKGFTPAEIQHSAIRKSVQLAAIIGGDGFGDMTTEDVDELLDCHSQPLEDLTKSASDEDSETQEETQEIVEETGLTLERLAKLCNLAKELKELSQEWEEDMVRSLQFCNKIDEDMTPYRMLFEQKKKQRQQLPITMFFQPRKKEPVPPATMPLEEIEEVSQEEVEEVSQEKTPPSEET